The following coding sequences are from one Mycobacterium bourgelatii window:
- a CDS encoding glycosyltransferase: protein MTIEMDRAYLKRPVGATARSLPSERPLAALIVTYKSHDLVEGCLAGLAEHAPELPVYVYENSGDQYPGREELVARHLNVHWVLGSVNLGFGAAFNALVEHVPADADLLLLNADTRLVGPLTRTRELLRQHGVAAVSPLINDRGAPGPAQWDIATRRRTLGRALVAAAGYSDALRGTPVSHLYASQPTESQSIDGYVAGICLAINREAWNEIGGFDEEFFLYGEETDWQQRATAAGWRVLLANELDVEHGNPAAAVNTVNTVNTVNTAPEPGAAHGAEVSSPERRRNRDLLRANIALLLEREHTVHHADVYLAGTTILERVQRSKRDARKRFIAVRRTSKPSIVITTNRPVYGGAERQKALLATELDRRGYPVTIACMQRFGPLIKEIPHGVRVVRQPWWAPALDLPAGPAVLISGDTNTETGFAALWRAGARNRRWLVAPHVPPENDRPIYSRPLTAAMRRADGFVALAHRHWDMLTVHHRLGHRPSRLFIAPNGVAVTDAPRRRVRPAGEPPHLVMLSRIVEHKNPQLLIEALAGLAELPWKLSIFGDGPDRERLQAGTPAELCDRVHWRGWSTGPGPALADADLLCVPSRSEAFPLVVLEAMARGVPVAASGVCAVPEMLDFGKAGYVVEPVSVSAWRTRLADILANPDALPAMGERGFARLCSHYTVEAMTDAYLDAIDAVLCSPL, encoded by the coding sequence ATGACGATCGAAATGGACCGCGCGTATCTCAAACGGCCGGTCGGCGCCACGGCCCGATCGCTGCCGTCCGAGCGACCGCTGGCGGCGTTGATCGTGACCTACAAGAGTCACGATCTGGTGGAAGGTTGTCTGGCCGGCCTCGCCGAGCATGCGCCCGAACTGCCCGTCTACGTCTATGAGAACAGCGGCGACCAGTACCCCGGCCGCGAAGAGTTGGTCGCGCGCCATCTGAACGTGCACTGGGTGCTCGGATCGGTGAACCTCGGATTCGGCGCCGCGTTCAACGCGTTGGTGGAGCACGTTCCTGCCGATGCCGACCTGCTGCTGTTGAACGCCGACACCCGGCTGGTGGGTCCGTTGACCCGAACCCGAGAGTTGTTGCGTCAGCATGGTGTGGCGGCCGTCTCGCCGTTGATCAACGACAGGGGTGCCCCCGGTCCGGCGCAGTGGGACATCGCTACTCGCCGCCGCACCCTGGGCCGGGCCTTGGTTGCGGCCGCCGGCTATTCGGATGCGCTGCGGGGCACCCCGGTCTCCCACTTGTATGCCAGCCAGCCCACCGAATCACAAAGCATCGACGGTTACGTGGCCGGCATTTGCCTGGCCATCAACCGCGAGGCCTGGAACGAAATCGGCGGCTTCGACGAGGAGTTCTTCCTTTACGGCGAGGAAACCGATTGGCAGCAACGTGCCACCGCGGCGGGCTGGCGGGTGCTGTTGGCCAACGAACTCGACGTCGAACACGGCAACCCCGCGGCGGCGGTCAACACGGTCAACACGGTCAACACGGTCAACACGGCGCCCGAACCGGGCGCCGCGCACGGGGCGGAAGTGTCCAGCCCCGAGCGGCGCCGCAACCGTGACTTGTTGCGCGCCAACATCGCTCTGCTGCTCGAACGCGAACACACCGTTCATCACGCCGACGTCTACCTGGCCGGCACCACGATCCTGGAGCGGGTGCAGCGGTCCAAGCGCGATGCACGTAAGCGGTTCATCGCCGTTCGCCGCACCTCCAAGCCGTCCATCGTCATCACCACCAACCGCCCGGTGTATGGCGGCGCCGAACGCCAGAAGGCACTGTTGGCAACGGAATTGGACCGGCGCGGATACCCGGTCACCATCGCCTGCATGCAGCGTTTCGGCCCGCTGATCAAAGAGATCCCGCACGGCGTGCGGGTGGTGCGCCAACCCTGGTGGGCCCCGGCGCTGGACCTGCCCGCCGGACCCGCCGTGCTGATCAGTGGCGACACCAACACGGAGACAGGCTTCGCCGCCCTATGGCGCGCGGGTGCCAGGAACCGACGCTGGCTGGTCGCACCGCACGTGCCGCCCGAAAACGACCGGCCGATCTACTCGCGGCCGCTCACCGCGGCGATGCGCCGCGCGGACGGCTTCGTCGCATTGGCACACCGCCACTGGGACATGCTCACCGTGCACCATCGGCTCGGCCACCGGCCGTCGCGACTATTCATCGCTCCCAACGGCGTTGCGGTGACCGACGCGCCTCGGCGGCGCGTCCGCCCCGCCGGCGAGCCACCGCACCTGGTCATGCTGTCCCGCATCGTCGAACACAAGAACCCGCAGCTCCTGATCGAGGCGCTGGCAGGGTTGGCCGAGCTACCTTGGAAACTCTCGATCTTCGGGGACGGACCCGACCGGGAGCGGTTGCAGGCCGGCACGCCGGCCGAGCTGTGCGACCGTGTCCACTGGCGCGGGTGGTCCACCGGGCCGGGGCCGGCACTGGCCGACGCCGACCTGCTCTGTGTACCGAGTCGGTCCGAAGCATTTCCGCTCGTGGTTCTGGAAGCGATGGCCCGAGGGGTGCCAGTCGCTGCGTCGGGGGTCTGCGCGGTGCCGGAAATGCTCGACTTCGGCAAGGCAGGTTATGTCGTCGAGCCAGTGTCGGTGTCGGCATGGCGAACTCGATTGGCCGACATCCTGGCCAACCCGGACGCACTGCCGGCGATGGGCGAGCGCGGTTTCGCGCGTCTGTGCTCCCACTACACGGTGGAAGCGATGACCGATGCCTACCTGGACGCAATAGATGCCGTGTTGTGCAGCCCCCTGTGA
- a CDS encoding class I SAM-dependent methyltransferase: MKCRLCDSNRMLSVLDLGATPPCEKILSADELDLPEPTFPLHLRLCEDCLLLQIPALITPEDTFTEYAYYSSYSDSWVRHAKSFVEDAVRRLGLDADSFMVEVASNDGYLLQHAVAAGIPCLGIEPSVNVGAAAVERGVSTWTEFLDEDVARRVRTQYRPADLVVANNVYAHIPDLRGFTKSLRGLLADDGWLSIEVHHALNLVSLGQFDTIYHEHFQYYTLFSATYALAQAGLAVVDVELLPTHGGSIRVWARPVESAGAPTARVCEVLLMEEAAGLHRSDGYLQLRRRTEAIRHDLLAFLLRCRAQGKRVVGYGAPGKGNTLLNYCGIRSDLLEYTVDRNPYKHGHFTPGTRIPIHDPEMIAKDRPDVVLGLPWNLEPELTDQLSYIAEWGGQLVFPLPTLHVADLKSRSAALR, from the coding sequence ATGAAATGCCGCCTGTGCGACTCGAACCGAATGCTCAGTGTGTTGGACCTTGGCGCCACACCGCCGTGCGAAAAGATCCTCTCCGCGGACGAGCTGGACCTGCCTGAACCCACCTTCCCGCTGCACCTGCGGCTGTGCGAAGACTGCCTGCTGCTGCAGATTCCCGCGTTGATCACGCCGGAGGACACCTTCACCGAATACGCCTACTACTCTTCGTATTCCGACAGCTGGGTGCGGCACGCGAAATCCTTTGTGGAAGACGCGGTCCGACGACTGGGGCTCGACGCCGACTCGTTCATGGTGGAAGTCGCCAGCAACGATGGCTACCTGCTGCAACACGCCGTCGCCGCGGGCATACCGTGCCTGGGCATCGAGCCTTCCGTCAACGTTGGTGCCGCCGCCGTCGAACGGGGCGTCTCGACGTGGACGGAATTCCTCGACGAAGACGTGGCGCGCCGCGTGCGCACGCAGTACCGGCCGGCGGATCTGGTGGTCGCCAACAACGTCTATGCCCACATTCCCGATCTGCGGGGTTTCACCAAGTCCTTACGCGGATTGCTCGCCGACGACGGCTGGTTGAGCATCGAGGTGCACCACGCGCTGAACCTGGTGTCCCTCGGCCAGTTCGACACCATTTACCACGAACACTTCCAGTACTACACGCTGTTCTCGGCGACCTATGCGCTTGCCCAGGCCGGGCTTGCCGTGGTGGATGTCGAACTGCTGCCGACCCACGGCGGGTCAATCCGGGTGTGGGCCCGGCCCGTGGAGTCCGCCGGCGCGCCGACGGCACGGGTTTGTGAGGTGCTGCTGATGGAAGAGGCTGCGGGACTTCATCGCTCGGACGGCTATCTGCAACTGCGGCGGCGCACCGAGGCGATTCGTCACGACCTGCTGGCGTTCTTGTTGCGCTGCCGCGCCCAGGGGAAGCGCGTCGTCGGGTACGGGGCGCCGGGCAAGGGCAACACGCTGCTGAACTACTGCGGGATCCGCAGCGATCTGCTCGAGTACACGGTCGACCGCAATCCTTACAAGCACGGCCATTTCACACCGGGCACCCGGATTCCCATTCACGACCCCGAGATGATCGCCAAGGACCGTCCGGATGTGGTGTTGGGACTGCCGTGGAACCTGGAGCCCGAGCTCACCGACCAACTCAGCTATATCGCCGAATGGGGTGGCCAATTGGTCTTTCCGCTCCCGACCCTGCACGTCGCGGACTTGAAGTCGCGCAGCGCCGCGCTGCGATGA
- a CDS encoding class I SAM-dependent methyltransferase: MSGCRGCGGTELTRVLDLGNLPAADDFPLATQPISASESAHALAMDLCGCCGLAQLADDDTITAEPRGIEPQALRDQAADAVQRVADAGLLRGTTIREFGSPHGGTWLPLLAERGFVVAPGAATDHPADIVLDSFGVMHDPDQRASFEVRAKATAPDGLLLVQFPSLMAMVTQGQWNALRHGHFGYYSLTALIRLLDAVGMSVATAWEFDLYGGTFLVAAVHGRTEPDERINDILQRERDFGVTDPDVLGRLQRAVESHAAQLRDWLVAQANSQHTVYSYGAGSRVPALFSIAGVDRSLVAAVADGSPLKQGRRIPGTDISIISPEQLIAADPDRVLLTLPDLYDEVRDRYPQLDGRWWVDPGPVGATVPR, translated from the coding sequence ATGAGCGGCTGCCGAGGGTGCGGCGGCACCGAACTGACCAGGGTGTTGGATCTGGGGAATCTGCCCGCGGCAGATGACTTTCCGTTGGCAACCCAACCGATCAGTGCCAGCGAGTCGGCCCATGCACTGGCGATGGATCTGTGTGGGTGCTGCGGGCTTGCCCAACTCGCCGATGACGACACCATCACCGCCGAACCCCGCGGGATCGAACCGCAGGCCCTGCGCGACCAGGCCGCCGACGCCGTCCAACGCGTGGCGGATGCCGGCTTGCTACGTGGCACGACGATACGCGAATTCGGCAGCCCGCATGGCGGTACGTGGCTGCCGCTCCTCGCCGAACGCGGGTTTGTGGTGGCCCCCGGAGCCGCGACTGACCACCCGGCGGATATCGTGCTCGATTCGTTCGGTGTCATGCACGACCCCGATCAGCGTGCCTCCTTCGAAGTGCGGGCAAAGGCAACCGCACCGGACGGGCTGTTGCTGGTGCAGTTCCCCTCGCTCATGGCGATGGTGACGCAAGGGCAGTGGAATGCGTTGCGGCACGGTCACTTCGGCTACTACTCACTGACCGCCTTGATCAGGCTGCTCGATGCCGTCGGGATGAGCGTAGCCACGGCGTGGGAGTTCGACCTGTACGGTGGCACCTTTCTGGTGGCCGCGGTGCACGGTCGGACCGAGCCGGACGAGCGCATCAACGACATTTTGCAGCGCGAGCGGGATTTCGGGGTGACGGATCCCGATGTGCTCGGCCGGCTGCAGCGAGCCGTCGAAAGTCACGCGGCACAGCTGCGCGATTGGCTTGTCGCGCAGGCGAACAGCCAGCACACGGTGTACAGCTACGGCGCCGGTTCGCGCGTGCCAGCCCTGTTCAGCATCGCCGGTGTCGATCGAAGCCTCGTCGCCGCAGTCGCCGACGGCTCCCCCCTCAAGCAGGGGCGCCGCATCCCGGGAACCGATATCTCGATCATCTCCCCCGAGCAGCTGATCGCCGCCGATCCCGACCGCGTACTGCTCACGCTGCCGGACCTGTACGACGAGGTTCGGGACCGCTACCCCCAACTCGACGGGCGCTGGTGGGTTGATCCCGGCCCGGTGGGGGCCACGGTACCGCGATGA
- a CDS encoding FkbM family methyltransferase — protein MATATEMLWRRRSSQDLAMTVADHFAPIGATVVDVGASWGLFTYHLARRVGTSGQVYSFEPHPDNAPMLRKLATTRPGVHFSPVAVSDHVGSAEILVPERRNRQVTAQGSLAHGFDGQDVTVRKIEVPVVRLDDELHGVEVDFVKIDVEGHETAVLRGGAEMFRRWRPSILIEIEQRHLDVPISKLFDEIEDLGYFVYAITESGLRPVSEFDVERDQMSMVRSDEFHPFAMPKQYVHDFCAVRGCCVHSRQVTTPRR, from the coding sequence ATGGCGACCGCGACCGAGATGCTCTGGCGGCGAAGAAGTTCCCAGGATCTCGCGATGACGGTGGCCGATCACTTTGCGCCCATCGGGGCGACGGTGGTCGACGTGGGCGCCAGTTGGGGCCTGTTCACCTACCACCTGGCCCGACGCGTCGGAACGTCCGGGCAGGTGTACAGCTTTGAACCGCACCCGGACAACGCGCCGATGCTGCGCAAACTCGCCACGACCCGCCCCGGCGTGCATTTCAGTCCGGTCGCGGTATCCGATCATGTCGGTAGCGCGGAAATCCTGGTGCCAGAACGGCGCAATCGGCAGGTGACCGCGCAAGGCAGTCTCGCGCACGGGTTCGACGGTCAGGATGTGACCGTCCGCAAGATCGAAGTCCCGGTGGTTCGGTTGGACGACGAATTGCACGGCGTTGAAGTGGATTTCGTCAAGATCGACGTGGAAGGGCACGAGACGGCCGTGCTGCGCGGGGGCGCCGAGATGTTTCGGCGTTGGCGCCCCTCGATACTCATCGAGATCGAACAGCGCCATCTCGACGTGCCAATCTCCAAGCTATTCGACGAGATCGAAGACCTTGGCTACTTCGTGTATGCCATCACCGAGTCGGGGCTGCGGCCGGTGTCGGAGTTCGACGTCGAGCGCGACCAGATGTCCATGGTGAGGTCGGATGAATTTCATCCGTTCGCCATGCCGAAGCAATACGTGCACGACTTCTGCGCGGTGCGTGGCTGTTGCGTCCACTCGCGGCAGGTGACAACACCTCGTCGATGA